One window from the genome of Gimesia aquarii encodes:
- a CDS encoding heavy metal translocating P-type ATPase, protein MDQNQDEQIFKIQDMDCVEEVSVLKREISPLVGGEEYLFFDILNRRMTVKPSTQPVSAEAVIQAINETGMRAEIWDAEKQQAESGSFWSKQGRSLLTGLSGVMMCSAFLTHIILAGSFSAALGAEETANASMPLPVRLQYLAAIITGIWFVLPKAWFALKRLRPDMNLLMCIAVIGALFIDEWFEAAAVAFLFAFSQLLEAWSVGRARKAVAALMDLTTPIARIRDEQGNETTVTPESVEVDTIFLIRPGEKIPLDGRVVKGESEVNQAPITGESIPIMKQVDDEIFAGTINGDGLLEAKCTKLAEDTILSQIIRMVGEAQTRRAPSEVWVEKFAKVYTPIVMAAALLILLTLPPLLQISWHDSLYRSLVLLVIACPCALVISTPVSIVASLAAAARNGVLIKGGEFVEAPSKLKALALDKTGTLTQGRPVVTKIVPLNGHTESELLERAAALEAHSNHPLAVAILDAVEKQNVKYQPAEDYQIIQGKGATALINGREFWLGSHRYLEERNEETPEVHRQLEELSNAGQTVVVVGNETHVCGFIALADRVRETSADVIRDLHHEGVKELVMLTGDNAGTAQAVAEEVGMDTVHSELLPEDKLTVMESLVEEYEYVAMVGDGVNDAPAMSRSTLGIAMGAAGSDVAIESADIALMTDDLTKIPWLIGHSHRTLRIIRQNIIFALSIKVLFMLLMVFDQASLWAAIAADMGASLLVIFNGLRLLQTPATAKLNEV, encoded by the coding sequence ATGGACCAGAACCAAGACGAACAAATCTTTAAAATCCAGGACATGGATTGTGTCGAAGAAGTTTCCGTTTTGAAACGGGAAATTTCCCCACTCGTCGGTGGAGAGGAATATCTGTTTTTTGACATTCTCAATCGTAGAATGACAGTCAAGCCATCAACACAGCCCGTTTCTGCGGAAGCAGTGATTCAAGCCATCAATGAAACCGGGATGCGGGCCGAGATCTGGGATGCAGAGAAACAACAAGCGGAATCCGGTTCATTCTGGTCGAAACAGGGACGATCTCTACTGACTGGCTTGAGCGGTGTGATGATGTGCTCAGCGTTTCTGACTCATATCATTTTAGCAGGCAGTTTCAGCGCTGCCCTGGGTGCGGAAGAAACGGCCAATGCATCAATGCCGTTACCTGTCCGTTTACAATATCTGGCAGCCATCATTACCGGTATCTGGTTCGTGTTGCCTAAAGCCTGGTTTGCATTAAAGCGTTTGCGACCGGATATGAACCTGTTGATGTGCATCGCTGTGATCGGAGCGCTATTTATAGATGAGTGGTTTGAAGCCGCCGCTGTCGCGTTTCTGTTCGCCTTCTCACAACTGCTGGAAGCCTGGAGTGTAGGCCGTGCACGTAAAGCAGTCGCGGCACTAATGGACCTGACGACTCCGATTGCCCGTATTCGCGATGAGCAAGGAAACGAAACGACGGTCACACCCGAGTCTGTGGAAGTCGATACGATTTTTCTCATCCGACCGGGCGAAAAAATTCCGTTGGACGGCCGAGTGGTAAAAGGAGAAAGCGAAGTCAATCAGGCGCCCATTACAGGCGAATCGATCCCCATCATGAAACAAGTTGATGATGAAATATTCGCGGGTACGATTAATGGGGACGGCCTGCTGGAAGCGAAATGCACCAAACTGGCGGAAGATACCATCCTTTCACAAATCATTCGCATGGTGGGAGAAGCGCAGACCCGCCGTGCGCCATCGGAAGTTTGGGTCGAAAAATTCGCCAAAGTTTATACACCAATTGTCATGGCGGCAGCATTGTTGATTTTGCTGACTCTGCCGCCTCTATTGCAAATTAGCTGGCACGATTCGCTTTATCGATCACTTGTGCTGTTAGTCATTGCCTGTCCTTGTGCACTGGTGATCTCCACGCCGGTCAGCATCGTTGCTTCCCTCGCAGCAGCAGCCCGGAATGGGGTGCTGATTAAAGGGGGCGAGTTTGTTGAAGCACCTTCCAAATTGAAAGCGTTGGCGCTGGACAAAACAGGTACGCTCACACAAGGCAGACCTGTCGTCACCAAAATCGTTCCGTTGAACGGTCACACCGAATCAGAGTTACTTGAACGCGCCGCCGCATTGGAAGCGCACAGTAATCACCCTCTGGCGGTAGCAATTCTGGACGCGGTTGAAAAACAGAATGTCAAATATCAGCCGGCAGAAGACTACCAGATTATTCAAGGTAAAGGTGCAACGGCGCTGATTAATGGACGAGAATTCTGGCTGGGATCTCATCGCTATCTGGAAGAGCGAAATGAAGAAACTCCCGAAGTACACCGGCAGCTTGAGGAGCTTTCGAACGCTGGTCAAACCGTAGTCGTTGTAGGAAATGAAACTCATGTCTGTGGTTTCATCGCTTTAGCAGATCGTGTGCGCGAAACATCGGCGGATGTGATTCGCGACCTACACCATGAAGGGGTAAAAGAGCTTGTCATGCTGACGGGTGACAACGCGGGCACTGCTCAAGCGGTTGCTGAAGAAGTGGGTATGGATACCGTGCATTCCGAATTACTGCCGGAAGATAAACTCACCGTCATGGAATCGCTGGTGGAAGAATACGAATACGTGGCGATGGTCGGTGATGGCGTGAATGATGCGCCCGCGATGAGTCGTTCGACTTTGGGCATTGCGATGGGAGCCGCCGGCAGTGATGTCGCTATCGAATCAGCTGACATCGCGTTAATGACGGATGACCTGACCAAAATTCCGTGGCTGATTGGTCACTCGCACCGTACATTGCGCATTATTCGTCAGAACATCATCTTTGCGTTGAGTATCAAAGTGTTATTCATGCTGTTGATGGTCTTTGATCAAGCCTCGTTGTGGGCAGCCATCGCCGCCGACATGGGTGCTTCACTGCTCGTCATATTCAATGGCCTGCGTCTGCTCCAGACGCCAGCAACGGCAAAGCTGAATGAAGTGTGA
- a CDS encoding CobW family GTP-binding protein — protein MKEKASIDPTTKIPVLIINGFLGSGKTTLLTSLLVQSFKRDLSVGVVVNDMSELDVDGLLVAQREFFEKDACNFESIHSHVLSSNQGINKLRHALERMVSNSALELLIIETSGSCHPMPLIEFFSTQPQFKLTGVLTLVDSAMIDQDYDCGQQLVPIMQRNLKNQQRDTTNLLVEQIMFCSHLMLTKVDRIAESKINTIARSIHELNPLVPVVSVPWGNLPLDNVLAMTEYDYHRVAQLIKELKPTLELECQDDRPYNLATRVIKDDRPFHPQRLWDACNQHLGQNIYRSKGFFYLASRDNLSLLWNQAAGGINLELIGYWRAAVLEEEDNRFDEMELEALRKRLAKETGRFGDRHCHLTVIGDKAQVDWFAESLKRCFLDEDEIEHWRSGGSFPDPWPENYARLEH, from the coding sequence ATGAAAGAGAAAGCGTCAATCGACCCAACGACGAAGATTCCAGTTCTCATTATCAATGGATTTCTTGGATCAGGTAAAACAACCCTTTTGACTAGCCTGCTTGTTCAGTCTTTCAAGAGAGACCTTTCTGTTGGTGTCGTAGTCAATGACATGAGTGAGTTGGATGTCGATGGCCTGCTTGTCGCTCAGCGGGAATTTTTCGAAAAGGACGCCTGCAATTTTGAATCCATTCATTCCCATGTTCTAAGTAGCAATCAAGGGATCAACAAGCTCCGTCATGCACTGGAACGGATGGTATCAAATAGCGCCCTGGAATTGCTGATCATTGAGACATCGGGAAGCTGTCATCCGATGCCGCTTATCGAATTCTTTAGCACACAGCCACAGTTCAAGCTCACTGGCGTACTGACACTGGTCGACAGCGCGATGATTGATCAGGACTACGACTGCGGACAACAGCTTGTTCCTATCATGCAACGCAATCTAAAGAATCAGCAGAGGGATACGACGAATTTACTGGTGGAACAAATTATGTTCTGCAGTCACCTGATGCTGACCAAGGTCGACCGAATTGCTGAAAGTAAAATAAATACCATCGCCAGGTCCATTCACGAACTGAACCCTTTGGTGCCTGTCGTTTCTGTACCTTGGGGCAACCTTCCCCTTGATAATGTACTGGCGATGACTGAGTACGACTATCATCGAGTGGCACAGTTAATCAAAGAACTGAAACCAACCCTCGAATTAGAGTGCCAGGACGATCGGCCCTATAATCTGGCAACCAGAGTCATTAAAGATGATCGTCCGTTTCATCCTCAGCGTTTGTGGGATGCTTGCAATCAACATCTCGGCCAAAACATATATCGAAGCAAGGGATTTTTTTATCTCGCGAGCCGTGACAACTTGTCGCTACTCTGGAACCAGGCGGCCGGTGGGATCAATCTGGAATTAATTGGATACTGGCGTGCGGCAGTCCTTGAAGAAGAAGATAATCGTTTTGATGAAATGGAACTTGAGGCGCTGAGGAAGAGACTGGCAAAGGAGACAGGACGTTTTGGTGATCGTCACTGCCACCTGACTGTCATTGGTGATAAAGCTCAGGTTGATTGGTTTGCTGAGTCGCTTAAACGTTGCTTTCTGGATGAAGACGAAATCGAACATTGGAGATCTGGTGGATCATTTCCTGACCCTTGGCCTGAAAACTACGCCAGATTAGAGCATTGA
- the zigA gene encoding zinc metallochaperone GTPase ZigA, which produces MQKKESPRSHLPVTVLSGFLGAGKTTLLNHILANREKMRIAVIVNDMSEVNIDAALVRDGGADLSRTEEQLVEMTNGCICCTLREDLLVEVSRLASEGRFDYLLIESTGISEPMPVAETFTFEDEEGNSLSQLAELDTMVTVVDAGSFMKDFGSWDDLTDRRIGLSEEDDRNIVDLLVDQVEFANVIIINKTDLISPYELEQLDQIIRRLNPNSEILHTTESRVPLSAILGTGRFQLSEAEEMPEWLAVPRGEEQTETEEYGISSFVYHRDRPFHPKRLNDVLDDNLDDGLFDGILRSKGLMWIASRHDWAYDWSQAGCSIRLNPIGFWWASAPEEEWPSDEEEIAEIRSRFLGEYGDRHQKLVFIGQGLDQERIERILDRCLLTDTEFELGPDAWSDLEDPLPQIELEIEEVD; this is translated from the coding sequence ATGCAGAAGAAAGAATCACCACGATCCCACTTACCAGTTACCGTGCTTAGCGGTTTCCTCGGCGCTGGCAAGACGACACTGCTGAATCACATTCTGGCTAACCGCGAAAAAATGCGTATCGCCGTGATCGTCAATGACATGAGCGAGGTCAACATCGACGCAGCCTTGGTACGCGACGGCGGTGCAGATCTCTCTCGAACGGAAGAACAACTTGTCGAGATGACAAACGGTTGTATCTGCTGCACTTTGCGAGAGGATCTGCTGGTCGAAGTGAGTCGGTTGGCCAGTGAAGGGAGGTTCGACTACCTGCTGATCGAATCGACTGGAATCAGCGAACCGATGCCGGTCGCTGAAACATTCACGTTTGAGGACGAAGAGGGAAACAGTTTGTCACAGCTCGCCGAACTAGACACAATGGTGACAGTTGTTGATGCCGGAAGTTTCATGAAGGATTTTGGCTCCTGGGATGATCTGACGGATCGTCGTATCGGTCTGAGCGAAGAAGATGATCGTAATATCGTCGATTTGTTGGTCGATCAGGTTGAATTCGCCAATGTGATCATCATTAATAAAACGGATCTCATCTCGCCGTATGAATTGGAGCAACTGGACCAGATTATCCGGCGACTCAATCCGAACTCCGAGATTCTGCACACCACAGAAAGCCGTGTTCCTCTGTCCGCAATTCTGGGCACAGGCCGTTTTCAGTTGTCTGAAGCAGAAGAAATGCCGGAGTGGCTGGCAGTGCCACGGGGAGAGGAGCAAACCGAGACAGAAGAGTACGGGATATCCAGCTTTGTTTACCATCGTGACCGGCCCTTTCATCCCAAGCGATTAAACGACGTCCTCGATGACAATCTCGATGATGGCTTGTTCGACGGCATTCTGCGGAGTAAGGGGTTGATGTGGATCGCATCGCGCCATGACTGGGCCTACGACTGGTCACAGGCGGGTTGTTCAATTCGCCTGAATCCGATTGGATTCTGGTGGGCATCCGCTCCCGAGGAGGAATGGCCGAGCGACGAAGAAGAAATTGCGGAGATTCGCTCGAGGTTTCTCGGTGAATACGGAGACCGACATCAGAAACTGGTGTTTATCGGGCAAGGACTGGATCAGGAACGTATCGAAAGAATCCTTGATCGGTGTTTGCTGACAGATACTGAATTCGAACTGGGTCCCGATGCCTGGTCCGATCTGGAAGATCCTTTACCTCAAATCGAACTCGAAATCGAGGAGGTCGACTGA
- a CDS encoding M24 family metallopeptidase: MSKDYIAARQKKLNSLLKRMGVEALLVTSETNVTYLTGFGGDSSYLLIGKAQTILISDARYTIQIEEECPGLDVYIRPSTESMTKALEKVLKKARLTKVGFESHVVTCALLESLNGITPAIQWAPLDSFVEELRMVKDASEIEETRKAVQQAQQGFGVLRAILTKDMTELEGAHELEHAMRRFGARQAAFDPIVAAGERAALPHAIPSEKRIGESPFLLVDWGAMTQKGYRSDLTRMIIHGRPTSKLEKVYNTVLKAQCAAIEAIGPGVTCKKVDSVARKIIDKAGFGKYFSHGLGHGIGLDIHEGPRLGANQSTELKPGMIVTVEPGIYLSGWGGVRIEDDVLVTRDGHETLTSVPKEFESSLL, from the coding sequence ATGAGTAAAGACTATATCGCCGCCAGACAGAAAAAATTGAATTCACTCCTGAAACGCATGGGAGTCGAAGCACTGTTAGTCACCAGTGAAACGAATGTGACCTATCTCACCGGTTTTGGGGGTGATTCCAGCTATTTATTAATTGGAAAAGCACAAACTATTCTGATCAGCGATGCTCGTTATACGATTCAAATCGAGGAGGAATGTCCTGGTCTGGATGTTTACATTCGCCCGTCCACCGAGTCGATGACAAAGGCTCTGGAAAAAGTCTTGAAAAAAGCACGTCTTACAAAGGTAGGCTTCGAAAGCCATGTTGTGACCTGTGCTCTTTTAGAGTCGTTAAATGGTATCACACCTGCCATCCAGTGGGCCCCTCTCGATAGTTTTGTTGAAGAGTTACGGATGGTGAAAGATGCTTCGGAAATCGAGGAAACTCGCAAAGCCGTTCAACAGGCACAACAGGGCTTTGGGGTATTGCGCGCCATCCTTACGAAGGACATGACCGAGTTGGAAGGAGCGCATGAATTAGAACATGCCATGCGACGCTTCGGAGCACGGCAGGCGGCCTTCGACCCGATTGTCGCAGCAGGTGAGCGGGCAGCGTTACCGCATGCGATACCGTCCGAGAAGCGAATTGGGGAATCTCCTTTTTTGCTGGTCGACTGGGGGGCTATGACCCAAAAAGGATATCGAAGCGATCTAACGCGTATGATCATCCACGGTCGACCTACAAGCAAACTGGAAAAAGTTTACAACACGGTTTTGAAGGCGCAGTGTGCTGCCATCGAAGCCATAGGACCGGGAGTGACATGTAAAAAGGTCGATTCCGTCGCAAGAAAAATCATCGACAAAGCAGGCTTTGGAAAATACTTTTCGCATGGACTGGGGCATGGCATCGGTCTCGACATTCACGAAGGTCCGCGCCTGGGAGCCAACCAGTCCACAGAACTCAAGCCGGGCATGATTGTGACCGTCGAACCAGGCATCTACTTGTCAGGCTGGGGAGGCGTACGCATTGAAGACGACGTACTCGTAACCCGCGACGGGCATGAAACACTCACCAGTGTGCCGAAGGAGTTTGAGTCTTCCCTGTTGTAA
- a CDS encoding PDZ domain-containing protein produces MSITKRIPYVVLMALFICLILIGIQVYSMGQTNKSAKPSSGIVESKSESAADSQTENKSSTTQKVKKTTLGVHVSKLSQALRKHLKLSEDVGLIVEHVVDGSAAAKSGLQPYDVLHKFEDQLLINREQLTALVNLHGPKSKVAFTVIRNGVSTRIEAILQAKNVPAIGYGFDAFDYFHGHAGRQELQKCALCHVGHDGAIDQHGKFDNYKFFHHGKPTGVELQDCSACHARVVHPLKLNGF; encoded by the coding sequence ATGTCTATCACGAAACGCATTCCGTATGTTGTTTTAATGGCTTTGTTCATCTGCTTAATCCTAATCGGCATACAAGTGTATTCGATGGGACAGACGAACAAGAGTGCTAAACCATCCTCCGGAATTGTCGAATCGAAATCGGAAAGTGCGGCAGATTCTCAAACCGAGAATAAATCGTCGACAACGCAGAAGGTTAAAAAAACGACGCTGGGAGTTCACGTCAGCAAGCTAAGCCAGGCGTTGCGAAAACACTTGAAACTGTCTGAAGACGTTGGACTGATCGTCGAGCATGTTGTCGATGGCAGTGCTGCGGCGAAGTCGGGGTTGCAGCCTTACGATGTGCTCCACAAATTTGAGGACCAACTGCTCATCAATCGTGAGCAATTGACTGCGTTAGTGAATCTCCACGGTCCAAAAAGTAAGGTCGCTTTCACCGTCATTCGCAACGGAGTCTCCACTCGAATTGAAGCCATTCTCCAAGCGAAAAACGTTCCTGCGATTGGCTATGGCTTTGACGCATTTGATTACTTTCATGGTCACGCGGGACGGCAAGAACTGCAGAAGTGTGCTCTCTGCCATGTGGGTCACGACGGCGCGATTGATCAACACGGAAAGTTTGACAATTACAAGTTCTTTCATCACGGCAAGCCAACGGGTGTGGAGCTTCAAGACTGCTCTGCGTGCCACGCGAGAGTGGTTCATCCACTGAAACTGAATGGATTCTAG
- a CDS encoding type I 3-dehydroquinate dehydratase, whose protein sequence is MICTSVTPESRSFAKVDILNAAAQSDLVELCLDRLIKTPDIGDLIAGFDVPILVSCRRPEEGGSFKGTESERINLLKQAIIAEPAYIELDLETAQQIPRFGKTKRVISYTSLKKPLAAVDDIFDEMEDAKADIIKFTWPTPTLQTAWPLLAAISQKREIPVVGLGLGAAGITFSLLGLKYGSPWIYAALEKGMEAFEGQPTLAELDEVYHHKKISAKTRFIGVAGLGVAERRTVEVFNKASEQLGLDFICLPLMINDFKQVHKMLGILKIRSLVVSPRMGEFILPLAEHLEESSQATGYGDLQLNQPDGWHAYDTVRRSAVKSLEATFEEHTTGSTSAFQRKNILVLGSSGLTKAIVYSLVQQGAVVSVASGNDKAAQAIARAFDVRYVPFANLYDTLSDIVIQTDPELKLGPGKTEFNPAYLRETMTVMDISQLPEETELIREAEGRGCEVVDVNEVYRKQLNQIFKAITGSEIPEAVFESRSEYTK, encoded by the coding sequence ATGATTTGTACCTCTGTGACTCCCGAATCCCGTAGCTTTGCCAAAGTGGATATTCTAAATGCTGCTGCACAATCTGATTTGGTGGAGCTCTGCCTGGATCGGTTGATTAAAACACCCGATATTGGAGACTTGATCGCCGGCTTCGATGTACCCATTCTGGTTTCCTGTCGTCGACCCGAAGAGGGAGGGTCTTTCAAAGGGACCGAGTCCGAACGGATCAATCTACTGAAGCAGGCCATCATCGCAGAACCTGCTTATATCGAACTGGATCTGGAGACCGCTCAACAGATTCCGCGATTTGGAAAAACGAAACGTGTCATCAGCTATACGAGTTTAAAGAAACCGTTAGCTGCGGTAGATGATATCTTTGATGAAATGGAAGACGCCAAAGCGGATATCATTAAATTCACCTGGCCGACTCCTACCTTGCAAACGGCCTGGCCTTTACTCGCTGCGATCAGCCAGAAACGGGAGATTCCGGTGGTCGGTTTAGGGCTGGGAGCCGCAGGCATCACCTTTTCATTACTCGGTTTGAAGTATGGGTCTCCCTGGATCTATGCTGCTCTGGAAAAAGGGATGGAAGCCTTTGAAGGACAACCGACATTAGCAGAATTAGATGAAGTCTATCATCACAAAAAAATCTCAGCCAAAACACGTTTTATCGGTGTCGCCGGGTTAGGTGTCGCAGAGCGACGCACAGTGGAAGTCTTCAATAAAGCTTCAGAACAGTTGGGTCTGGATTTCATTTGCCTGCCACTGATGATTAATGATTTCAAACAAGTTCATAAAATGTTGGGGATTCTAAAAATTCGCTCATTAGTGGTGAGCCCGCGCATGGGAGAATTTATTTTACCGCTGGCAGAGCATCTGGAAGAATCATCACAAGCGACCGGTTACGGGGATCTGCAACTCAATCAGCCAGATGGTTGGCACGCATACGACACAGTGCGGCGGAGTGCAGTGAAAAGTCTCGAAGCCACCTTTGAAGAGCATACGACAGGATCAACGAGTGCCTTCCAGCGTAAAAATATTCTCGTCTTAGGTAGCAGTGGTTTAACAAAAGCCATCGTTTATAGCCTGGTGCAACAGGGCGCTGTTGTCAGTGTTGCTTCGGGTAACGATAAAGCAGCCCAGGCAATCGCGCGTGCGTTCGATGTCCGTTATGTCCCGTTTGCCAATTTATACGATACTCTTTCTGACATTGTGATTCAGACCGACCCTGAATTGAAATTGGGACCTGGCAAGACCGAATTTAATCCCGCATACCTTCGCGAAACAATGACTGTGATGGATATCAGCCAGCTGCCCGAAGAAACGGAACTGATTCGCGAAGCCGAGGGCAGAGGGTGTGAAGTCGTCGATGTAAACGAAGTATATCGCAAACAGCTCAATCAGATTTTCAAAGCGATTACAGGATCGGAAATTCCAGAAGCAGTTTTTGAAAGCCGTAGCGAGTATACAAAGTAA
- a CDS encoding thioredoxin family protein, with the protein MSGCSESKSTKKASTRNLAPPVPVVDASELKELVESSKEPVLVEFSVMTGCFRCNDMRPQVQQLLGNLKGRAEVVRLDFHSNQALAASLGATVCPSYVFFSNGKPLWTQNYPTSGGLLSTRVLQQLTINSQSQSEHRSKEDSTSF; encoded by the coding sequence TTGTCAGGCTGCAGCGAGAGCAAGTCGACTAAAAAAGCATCTACGAGAAACTTGGCGCCGCCCGTACCAGTCGTGGATGCGAGCGAGCTTAAGGAACTCGTGGAGAGCTCAAAAGAACCTGTACTTGTGGAATTCAGCGTCATGACCGGTTGTTTTCGTTGTAATGATATGCGACCACAGGTCCAGCAACTGCTGGGTAATCTCAAGGGACGCGCGGAAGTTGTCCGCTTGGATTTTCATTCCAACCAGGCTCTTGCAGCCTCGCTCGGCGCAACCGTTTGCCCCAGCTATGTGTTCTTTTCCAATGGAAAACCGCTTTGGACTCAGAATTATCCGACTTCGGGGGGACTACTCAGCACCAGGGTTTTGCAACAGCTAACCATCAATTCGCAATCTCAGTCAGAACATCGATCAAAGGAAGATTCCACATCGTTCTGA
- a CDS encoding NAD(P)/FAD-dependent oxidoreductase, with translation MTTSVKVKLYDVIVVGGGAAGVGVAIALMHAGIENFVVLERHRVGASFASWPDETRFITPSFPSNSIGMLDLNSIAIGVSPAFSMEVEHPTGREYASHLRGVAKFFEVPIQEKTEVKRISKPGEDFHIETADETLRAKHVIWAAGEYQYPRLNGFVGSEFCQHTATIASYEDLEGDDFIIIGGYESGVDAAYHLAFYDKRVRLFDKDCPWKDERSDPSVALSTYSRERMREEWFEDYVELFPETPIKSVTRVGNQYKVTAQDGRRFQTSVPPLLAGGFAGSHKLVADLFEQRDDGYPLLSEQDESTVVPGMFLCGPAVRHDNHVFCFIYKYRQRFAVVAKAIASSLGLPAEELEKYRQWGMYLDDLSCCGEECEVC, from the coding sequence ATGACAACTTCAGTTAAGGTAAAACTTTACGATGTCATTGTCGTCGGAGGTGGTGCTGCGGGTGTGGGAGTGGCGATAGCCCTGATGCATGCGGGCATTGAGAATTTCGTGGTACTCGAGCGACACAGGGTCGGAGCGTCATTTGCCTCATGGCCAGACGAGACTCGATTCATCACCCCCTCTTTTCCGAGCAATTCGATTGGCATGCTCGACCTGAATTCGATCGCGATTGGTGTTTCACCCGCGTTCAGCATGGAGGTTGAGCATCCGACTGGTCGCGAATACGCGTCGCATCTACGAGGAGTTGCTAAATTTTTCGAGGTACCGATCCAAGAGAAAACCGAGGTGAAGCGTATTTCGAAGCCCGGTGAAGACTTTCACATCGAGACAGCTGACGAAACCTTGCGAGCCAAGCATGTGATTTGGGCCGCGGGCGAATACCAATATCCACGCTTGAATGGGTTCGTTGGCAGTGAATTCTGTCAACACACTGCGACAATTGCCAGCTATGAAGATCTTGAGGGAGACGACTTCATCATTATCGGTGGTTATGAGAGTGGTGTTGATGCAGCTTATCACCTGGCGTTTTATGACAAACGAGTCCGTTTGTTCGACAAAGACTGTCCGTGGAAAGACGAACGTTCCGATCCCAGTGTAGCGCTCTCTACGTATTCGCGCGAACGAATGCGAGAAGAATGGTTTGAAGACTACGTGGAGTTGTTTCCAGAAACGCCGATCAAATCGGTGACTCGTGTGGGCAATCAGTATAAAGTCACAGCGCAGGATGGACGTCGGTTTCAAACCAGTGTTCCGCCGCTTTTGGCAGGTGGGTTTGCAGGAAGTCACAAGCTGGTCGCAGACTTGTTCGAGCAACGCGACGATGGATATCCATTGCTGAGTGAGCAGGATGAGTCGACTGTCGTACCGGGGATGTTCCTCTGCGGCCCCGCTGTTCGACATGACAATCACGTCTTTTGCTTTATCTACAAGTATCGCCAGCGTTTCGCCGTCGTTGCCAAAGCAATCGCCAGCTCGCTGGGACTGCCGGCGGAAGAGTTAGAAAAGTATCGCCAATGGGGGATGTATTTAGATGATCTCTCATGTTGTGGGGAGGAGTGCGAGGTATGTTGA